A stretch of DNA from Fodinicurvata sediminis DSM 21159:
ATGGTGCTGCTCTCGCGCACGGGGCCGGTCAATACATTGCTGGTCAACCTGGGGCTGACCGATGCGCCCCTTGAACTGCTCTACAACAGGTTTGGCGTCTATGTGGGCATGATCCACATATTGCTGCCTTTCATGATCATGCCGCTTTATGCCGTGATGCGCGGAATCCCGCATTCCCACATGCGGGCGGCGGCTTCGCTGGGTGCTCCGCCCCTGCGCGCCTTCCGCCGGGTCTATCTGCCACAGACCATGCCGGGAATTGCCGCCGGCTGCCTGCTAGTCTTCATCCTGGCCATCGGATTCTACATCACGCCCGCACTTCTGGGTGGCAACGATGACCAGATGATCAGCTATTTCATCGCCTATCACACCAACGAGACCCTCAACTGGGGTCTGGCCGCAGCGCTGGGCGTGATCCTGTTGGTGATGATCTTCGTGCTCTACGCCATTTTCACGCGCCTGACCGGTACAGGCCGCATCCAGATGGGGACGTGAGGAAAGACATGGCTGCACCCTCCTATGCAACCAAGCCCCAGGTCGCCGGCCACTATGGCCTGCGCATCTTCGTGGCCCTGGTCTGTGTCTTCCTGGTCGCACCGATCTTCGCGATCATTCCCCTGTCCTTCAGCTCGGGCACCTTCCTGTCCTATCCCATGCCGGGGTTCTCCCTGCGCTGGTACGAGGAGGTACTGGCGCCGCGGCCCTGGATGTTCACCCTGCGCAACAGCCTGTTTGTCGCGATCGGGGCCACGCTCTTCTCCACGACCCTGGGAACGCTGGCCGCGCTGGCCATGGCGCGCAAGAACCTGCGCAGTCTGCCGGTGATCAATGCCTTCCTGCTTTCGCCGATGATCGTGCCTCTGATCATAACGGCGGTCGGGCTCTACTTCTTCTTTGCCCAGCTGGGACTGACCAACAGCTTCACCGGCCTGATCATTGCGCACACGGCGCTCTGTCTGCCATTCGTGCTGGTCACAGTGGCGGCAACCCTTGAGGGGTTCGATGGAACGCTGGTCCGGGCAGCTCAGAGCTTGGGGGCTCCGCCGCTGACGGTGTTCCGCCGCGTCATCCTGCCCATCATCTCGCCAGGCGTGGCGTCAGGGGCGCTCTTCGCCTTTGCGATTTCCTTCGATGAGGTGGTGGTGGCGGTGTTCCTGGCCGGACCAACCCAGAGAACCTTGCCGAAACAGATGTTCTCGGGCCTGCGCGAGAATATCGATCCCTCGATCCTGGCCATGGCCACCCTTTTGGTGGTGATGGCCACAGGCCTGATGATCGTGGCTGGACTGCTGAAGCGGCGCAGCGAGCGCATGCGCGGGCTGTCCGGATAAGCCCGGGGCCCGCAAGGGTCATTTCATCCTGAAACGGGACGCGCCTGGCTTGGGCAGCCGGCTCAGGCGGAATCCAGCGCCCGACAGGCATCGGCTCGCCAGCCGATGCGAACTTTGTCTCCGACCTTGAGCGCTGCTCGTTCCTCGGTGTTCGGGACCTGGATTACGAACTCCTCGTCACCTCCGAAGGCCACCCCGACCCGGACATGGTCGCCCATGAAGATGGTTTCGCGGATTTCGGCTTCGAAGACATTGTCATAGCCCTCGGCGGCCTCGCCCAGGCGAACCCGTTCCGGGCGTACGGAGAGCGTCGTGCGGCTGCCCGGTCCGTCGGTCCGGATATCCAGTGCCTTGACGCGATTGACGCCGTCATCCAGCTGCACGATGCAATACTCGCCTTCACTGCTTTCCACCTTGCCCTTAAGGCGATTGTTCTTGCCGATGAAGCCGGCGACAAAGGCATTCTCGGGAGCATTGTAGAGGGTGTCCGGACCGGCGAGCTGCTGAATTTCCCCGGCCTCGAAGACGGCCACCCGGTCCGACATGGTCAGAGCCTCGGCCTGGTCGTGGGTGACGTAGACCATGGTGACACCAAGCTGCTCGTGGATATGCTTCAGTTCGATCTGCATTTCCTCGCGCAGGTTCTTGTCCAGGGCCCCCAGAGGCTCGTCCAGCAAGATCAGCTTCGGTTCGAAGACCAGGGCGCGTGCCACGGCGACACGTTGCTGCTGTCCGCCCGATAGTTGGGTCGGTTTGCGATTGCCGAAGCCTTGCAGGCGGACGATTTCGAGCGCCTTTTCCACGCTCTTCTCGGCTTCCTTGCGGGAGACGCCGCGTACATCCAGGGGAAAGCGCAGGTTCTCGGCGACAGACATGTGCGGGAAAAGGGCATAGTTTTGGAAGACCACGCCGATATCGCGCTTGTAGGGAGGAACCCGGGTGATCTCCTTCCCACCGATCTTTATGGTCCCGCCAGTGGGTGTTTCGAATCCCGCCAGCATCATCAGAACCGTGGTCTTGCCGGACCCCGAAGGTCCAAGCAGCGTGAGGAATTCGCCGCACTGGATGTCCAGGTTGAGGCCTTCGATGACCAGGGTCTCGCCGTCATAGGTCTTGGAGACATCCTGAATTTCGACCAGTGTGTCCCTGTCGCTGTGGCTTTCGCTGCTATCCATCTCGGCCGTTGCGGTCTTGTTCATTGTCGTGTCCATGCCCTGTTCTCGGAGTCTGGGTATAGCTGCAGGAGCTTTGCGGTCTCCGCTAGTCCTGTCGATTCTTGTGACAGGGACGCCGGACCGCGTGAAGCGATCCGACGTCCGAGGCGCTAGAGGTACCCAATCTTCGAACTGCGGTCAAATCCGGCGGCAGCCGGGAAACCGAACAACAGAAAGGTTTATCCGCCCTGGTTCTCTGAAGATTTCTGCTGGCGCAGAACCACCTGACCCTCAGGGTCCAGATAGACGTAATGGGCGTCGGGATAGCTGGGCAGTCCGAGACCAAAGGCCCCTTCGCCGCAGCTTTCCTCATCGTCGGCGACCAGCAGGCGCAGCAATCCGTTGTGGAATTCGGGAAGGCGCACGTTGTGGCAGGGGGCCAGGTTCGGCAGCCGCTCCGGCACGAAGGCCACCTGACCCTGCGTGTCGATAAAAGCCAGTACGGACGGCCCGTCCTCCGACAGCTTTGCCTTGACGGGGGCACGTCCACTGTGGAATGCGCCGCCCATCTCGATTTCGGCTTCCTGGCCTGTTTCAGGATCGTGGACCTTTTCAATCGCGAAATCCTCCAGGTCCATGTACAGGGTTGTGAAGGCTTCGATGGAGACCGGAGCCAGCCCCTCGGAAAAAGACCGCGCGGATTCCAGCGTCCATTTACGCGGCAGGACCAGGCGGCCCGTCGGATCTATGAAGCCGGCGCCCCCCCTTTGCGATTCGGCGGGCGCCAGGCCGTCGACGAAATTCCCGGCGTCGGCGAATTCAGCCGGAATGGCGACCTCACCCTGGCTGTCGAGCCAGCCGTAATGCCATTCCAGGTCTTCGCTCCAGGAGAACCAGGCCAGCCCTTCCGAGAAGTTGCCCAGTCCAGCCAGTTCCTCACCGTTCGGAAGGGAGGGGCGATGGAGACCGCCGTCGCGATCAACGAAGAGATACTCGGGTTCGCTGGTGAAGATTTCGGCGGCAGCACAACCTTCCGAGAACAGCTCGAAGGGGGAGGAGGAAATGCGTACGTCCCCAACGGTGGTGTAGGAGGGGTTCTCGTATGTGGTTTCCAGCACATGGTTTCCCGAACGGTCGATGATACCCCAGCGCTGCCCGGTGCCGACAGCCGCCCGGCCTTCCGAGAAGTCGTCGGCCTGCTCCCACTGCGGTTCTATGACCCAGTTTCCGTCCCAGTCGACATAGCCCCACTTGCCATCTCGTGGCATCGGGTAGAGCGGCTCGCCTTCAGCCTCCACCGGCTGACCACAAGGCAGGGGGCCTTCGGTCGAGGCCTTCTGTGCTGCACTGGCCGAGGGTCCTCCCAGGACCTGGTAGAGTTCACCCTGACAACTGCCTTCTGGGCCGCCACCTTCCAGGCAGGCGCGCAACTGGTTCTTGACCTCGGATTCCAGGTCCGCCGCTGAAGGATCGACAAGGAAGCTCAGGGGCTTCTCAGCCAGCTGCGGGTTCGGATTGTGAAGATAGGTGAATTCCAGGCGACAGGAATCGCCTTCGGGCCCCAAGACCTCATAGCGCACGACGGCGCCCGTCCCTTCGCTGGTGGTGTATTCACCCGTTTCGCAGGCGGCCACCTTGCCCAGGTAGTGCTCCTGGGTTGGATGCCAAGTTTGCGGCTCTTCGGTTTCGGCGAATGCTGCTGTGGTGCAGACCAGAAACGGCAAGCACAAGGCCAGGTGTTTCTTGCGCATGGTCTTTGTCCTCTTGTTGTGGATGCGTCGATGCTTTTCGGAACACAAGGCCAGGGGTTCGGCAGGCAGTTCCCAACCAGAACAACTTGCTGGTTGGGAACTGCCTGGCCTAGCCATGCAAGGCTACTGGACGTCGATGATCGCCCGGCTGAGCACCTTCCGGCCCGGTATGTCGAGCAGGCGGAATTCGTACCGCCCAGCTTCTTCGGGCAGGGTGAAGCTGAGTGGTGGGCCATCCGATGCCGATTGCACCTCGATCCAGGTGAAATCGGCCTGGTCGGCCTGAGCCAGCGCAATTCGCTGGTCCCCGCTTTCGGTGTCCGCCGACCAGGAGATTTCGATGGTCTCGCCGGCGGCGGCCGTTTCCGGAACCTCCAGCGATCCGCCAGTGTCCAGAGCAGCCGTTTCATCCACCACTTCCAGCATGTGCCGAGCAAGGGTCCGCTTGCCTTCGTTGAGGATGTAGCGGATTTCGTACATGCCGGTCTCGGCAGGTGCCGGGAGCTTGGCTTCGTCCTTGGACTGAACACGCTCATATTCACCGTAGGAGCCTTCCTCGGCTCCCATGGGGACGACGGTGACGTAATCGCGCGGATGCGGCACCGTTCCCGACCAGCTAACGGTGATTTCGTCGCCGGCCCGAATGGTATCCGGCCCGCTCAGTTCCATCCCGGCCTCGACAATCTCGATTTCGGTCGAGGCGAGTGGCTGCCTTCCCTCGTTCAGGATATAGCGGACTTCATAGAGACCTGTTTCGGCGGGCGCCTGGAGCTTGCCTTCGTTGTCGTCATTGACGCGGACATAGTCCAGGTAGGCGTCATCCTCGGCACCCATGGGGACGATGGTGACGTAATCCCGCGGATGGACGTTGCCCGTCCAGCTGACCGGGAAGCTGGAGCCGACGATCGCGCTTCCCGGAGCACTTACCGTGGCTTCAGGTTCCGTGATCTCGATTTCTGTGGAGGCGAGTGACTGCCGTCCCTCGTTCAGGATATAGCGGACTTCATAGAGGCCGGTCTCTGCTGGTGCCTGCAGCTTTCCCGCGTTGTCGTTGTTGACACGAACATAGTCCATGTAGGCGTCTTCTTCGGCGCCCATGGGGACGATGGTGACATAATCCCGGGGATGTATGTTGCCCGTCCAACTGATCTCGAAGGTAGAACCGGCGGTGGCTTTCTCTGGGGCGCTTACCGTGGCTTCGGGCTCCGTGATCTCGATTTCGACCGAGGCAAGCGGTTTCCTGCCCTCGTTCAGGACATAGCGGACTTCGTAGAGCCCTGTTTCGGCGGGTGCCTGCAGCTTTCCCTCGTTGTCGTCATTGACGCGGACATAGTCCATATATTCGTCGTCCGCGGCGCCCATGGGGACGATGGTGACGTAATCCCGGGGGTGCACATTGCCCGTCCAACTGATCTCGAAGGTGGCGCCGGCAGTGGCATTCTCCGGGGCGGACACCGTGACGTCTGGCTCGGTGATCTCGATCTCGTCGGATGCCAGGGTGCGTCCGCCTTCGTCCAGGACATAGCGGACTTCATAGACGCCAGTCTCGGCGGGCGCCTGAAGTTGTCCCTCACTGTCTTCCTTCACACGGGTGTAGTCAGTGTAGGCACCCTCCTCGGCGCCCATGGGTACGATTGTCACGTAATCCTTGGGATGGACATTTCCTGTCCAGGAGACGGAAAAGGCCTCACCTGTGATGGCCGATTCCGGTGCGCTGACGGTCACTTCGGGGTCGGTGATCTCGATTTCAGCAGATGCAAGTGTGCTATCGTCTTCGTCGCGGATATAGCGAACCTCGAACAACCCCGTTTCACCGGGCGCACGAAGGCTGCCCTCATTCTCCTCCTTGACGCGGAAGTAGTTGGTGTAGCTGCCCTCTTCGGCGCCTGCGGGCACGATTGTGATGTAGTCCTTGGGCTGTTGCGTTTCCGCCTGCCAGCTGACGGGCAGGCTCGCGCCGCTGTCCGCGGTTTCGGGTGCGGTCAACTCGACTTCTGGGGCAGGCTCAGGTTCCGGCTCGGGCTCCGGGGTCTTGGCCACGGTTGCGCCCACCTTGCTCAAGGCCGTGCCGAGTTCAGCCGCATCCCCGGCTGGAAGGAAACGGCCGCCAGTGCGTTCGGCGATGCAGGCCACGGCGTCCTGTTCCTCGTCTTTCAGGTCGAAGCCGACCACATGGGCCGTGAAGCCGACGCCCATGCGCTCCAGGTCATCGGCCAGGGCACAGGGGTCGCGGCGGCAGGTTTCAATACCATCCGTGATCACGACCAGGGTTGCCGGATTGTCGCGATAAGCCAGTGTTTCTGCGGCCTGCTCGATGGAATCGGTCAGCGGAGTCTTACCGCGCGGCGAAATGCCCTGGATCTTCGAAAAGAAGGCCTCGCGCTCATAGGGGCCGGGCTCGATCAGGGTTTCGATGTCCTTGCAATCCGCTTCCCGTCGATGGCCATAAGCCATCAGACCGACATTGGTGCCTTCGGTCCAGTCTCCCATCAGGCTGTCCATGGCCTCTCGGGCAATCTCGATCTTGGCGGTGCCATCGATCTGTCCCCACATGGAATTGGAGCCATCGAACACCACCATGACATCCTCGGCAGCCAAGGCCGGTGCCGCGGCCAGAAACCCTACTGTGGCGGCGAGCAGTGTTTTGCGCATTTGCATACTTCCCCTGTTTTCCTGTTCCTTGCGGACACTGGCGACCTTGCTCCCGCAAAGACGAGGCCCTCGGCACGATAACATGCCTGGGCAAGGTTCATGATGCCCCGTTTGTTTTGAGGGGGAAGCAAAAAAACCCCGGCGAATGGCCGGGGTTTCAGTTGGGATGAGTCCGAGATGGACTCGCTTATGGGGAACTGCCTATATGGCCAAGTACTGGTCACGCAGTTCCTGATTATCCAGGACTTCCTGAGAGCTTCCGTCGAAAACGATCTGGCCATTGTCCATGATGATGGCACGGTCGGCCAGTTTCAGGGCCGCAATGGCATTCTGTTCTACGATGATGGTGGTGATGCCCAGGGCCTTCACGTTCTGAAGGGTCTTTTCGATCTCCTGGACAATGACGGGGGCCAAGCCTTCGTAAGGCTCATCGAGAAGCAGAAGCTTGATATCCCGTGCCAGAGCACGACCGATGGCCAGCATCTGCTGCTCTCCGCCGGACAGGGTTGTCGCTTCCTGTTCCTTGCGTTCGCCCAACCTTGGGAAAAGCTCGTAGATGCGCTCGATGGTCCAGCCGTGAGGTTCCGCGATCTGGGCCAATTCCAGGTTCTGCTCGACCGTGAGGCCGGGCAGGATGCGACGGTCCTCCAGCACCAACTGCAGCCCCAGACGGGCAGCCTGCCAGGATTTCATCTCGTGGAGCGGTTGGTGGTCAAGCCAGATTTCCCCGCCATGCAGTTCCGGATCATCCATGCGGGCCAGGGTGCGTAATGTCGAGGTCTTGCCTGCGCCGTTGCGGCCCAGAAGGGCGACGATCTCGCCTTCGCGAACGTCGATATTGACCCCTTGCACAATATAGCTTTCGCCGTAGTAGGCATGGATGTCCCAGGCTGAGAAAAAGGCTGGAGCGGAGCCCCGCGCCGTGACGGGTTTGCTGGTGGGCACATTTGCCGTGCTCATAGCTGCTCTCCTCCCAGGTAGGCTTCCTTGACCTTGGGGTCGTTGCGGACTTCCTCGGGGGTGCCCTGCGCGATGATGGCCCCCTGAGCCAGCACGCTGATCCGGTCGGCCAGGCTGAACACCACGTGCATGTCGTGTTCGATGATGACCTTGGTCATACCCTGTTCCTTGATGCTTTTCAGCAGGTCGATGGTGCGGTTGGTGTCGTGCCGCGACATGCCGGCCGTGGGTTCGTCAAGCAGCACAAGCTTGGGATGCTGGACCAGGCACATGGCCAGTTCCAGGCGTCGCTTGTCGCCACGTGACATGGACTTGGCCAACTGGTCCTTGTGCTCGATCAACCCCAGGTCTTTCAGCATGTGTTCGGCAGACTCACGAAGTTCCACTTCGTGATAGAGGCTCTTGAGGATGCTCATGTTGAATTGGCCGTCGCGCTTGGCCAGTGCCGGGACCATGGCATTCTGCAGCAGAGTGAGGTCGGGGAAGATCTCCGGTGTCTGGAAGACTCGGGCGACCCCCATTTGGTTGATCTCATAGGGGCGCTTGCCGGTTAGCTCCTGGCCGTTGAATTTCACGTGGCCCCGGCTCGGAGGCAGGCGTCCGACGATCACGTTCAGCAGCGTCGACTTTCCGGCGCCGTTGGGGCCGATGATGGCATTCACCGTGCCTTCCTCAATCTGAAGATTGATATCGCTGAGTGCGCGGAGGCCGCCGAAGTTCTTGTCGACATCGGATACATCCAGAACGACTTTACTCATGGGTCAGGCCTCCTCTGCCGAAGTTTGCTTTGACTTCGACTGGTGATCGCGTCTCTGCCGCCCATGGCGGATCAGTCGCCAGATGCGTTGCAGTCCTTCCATCATGCCACCGGGCAGGAAGATCACGATCAGCATGAAGACCAGCCCCAGGGTCAGGTGCCAGCCATCGCCCACGAAAAGGCCCAGGAAGGTGGCCACACCCTCGGCCATCCAGTCGGGCAGGAAAGAGAAGGTGTTCGTCAGCATATTCTCGTTGAAGGCCGAGAAGATATTCTCGAAGTACTTGATGATGCCCGCGCCGAGCAGGGGACCGATCAGGGTGCCTGCACCGCCGAGGATGGTCATCAGGACCACCTCGCCGGAGGCCGTCCACTGCATGCGTTCGGCTCCGGCCAGGGGGTCGGTGACCGCCATCAACGAGCCGGCCAGTCCGGCATACATTCCCGAGATCACGAAGGTCGTCATCAGGAAGGGACGTGTGTTGTATCCGGTGTAGCTCATCCGGGTCTGGTTGGACTTGATGGCCCGCAGCTTCAGTCCGAAGGACGAGCGGAAGATCCTGAGCGCGATGAAGAAGACGATGATCATCACGGCCGCGCAGATGTAGAAACCGTAGAAGCCGGCCGAGGTGATTCCGAACAGGTTGGGAAACGGCAGGGAACTGGTGGCCTCGATCCCGAACATGCGATCGAGGATGCGCGGATCCTGCTGGCTGAGCTGCAAGCCGGTTTCACCGTTCGTTATCGGAGTCAGCACGGAATAGGCCAGGTTATAGGCCATTTGGGCGAAGGCCAGCGTCAGGATGGCGAAATAGATGCCGGCCCGGCGCAGGCAGACGTAGCCGACCACCACCGCAAAGAGTCCGGACATCAGCGTGCCGAAGATGATGGCCGGGATCACGTTCATGGACAGCAGCTTGAACGACCAGACGGCGGCATAGGAGCCGATACCAAGGAAGGCGGCGTGCCCGAAGGACAGGTAGCCTGTCAGACCAAACAGCAGATTGTAGCCGATGGCCAGGATGCCGAAGATCATGAACTTCTGTAACAGTCCCGGATAGGCGGCCCCGAAGGGTTGTAGCCAGAGCGGCATGGTCAGGATGACGGCCGAGAAGACCAGCATGTAGATCAGGTCCTGTCGGGGAGAGGCCAAGTTTGCATTTATCATTGTTCAGCTCTCCATCACGCCACGCCGTCCCAACAGGCCACGCGGACGGGTCAGAAGGATCACGACGGCAACAAGGTAGATGATGATCTGGTCGATGCCCGGAAAGATATCCTTCACCGCGGTCATCGAGGCGAAGGAATGCAGCAGCCCCAGCAGGAAGCCGGCTGCCACGGCCCCGGGCAGGGAGCCCATGCCGCCGACCACGACAACCACGAAGGAAATCACCAGGAACTCCATGCCCATGTGATAGTCCGGGGGCAGGATGGGTGTGTACATCACACCGGCAAGACCGGCGACAATGGCGGCGATGCCGAAGACGATCGTGAAACGCTTCTCGATGTTTATGCCTAGCAGTTCCACGGTTTCGCGGTCGGCCATGCCGGCGCGGACCACCATGCCGTAGGTGGTGAAGTGCAGGAAGGAAAAGACCAGGCCGATGACGATCAGTGAAAAGAGCAGGTAGATCAGGCGCCACCAGGGATAGGATATGGTTTCGCCGATCCCGAAGATCATGCTCAGGTCCGCCGATCCGGAAATGACGTCCGGTGTCGACTGCGGAATCGGGTTGGCCCCGAACATGAGCTTGAGAATCTCTTGCAGAACAATAGCCAGGCCGAAGGTGACCAGAATCTGTTCGGCGTGAGAGCGCCGGTAGAAGTGGCGAATCAGGCCACGCTCCATGACCACGCCGATCAGCAACATTACGGGAATCGCGATCAATATGGACAGCGGAACCGACCAGTTGATGATCTGGCTGCCCACATCACCGAACCAGAGCTCTAGGTAGGGCGTTTCCTTGTAGGCATCGAACATCGTTACGGACTCGTCCTTCACCCTGACCGAAAGGCTCAGGAGTTTGTTGAGAGTCACCGCAACGAAGGCGCCTAGCATGAAAAGGGCGCCGTGGGCAAAATTCACCACGCCGAGCGTGCCGAACACGAGGGTTAGGCCAAGTGCTATCAGGGCATAGGCCCCGCCCTTGTCCAGACCGTTCAGGATCTGAAGGAGTATCGCGTCCATGGGTCAACCGCGCTAATGGAACAGACTGTTGGGTTGGAAAGCGCGTGCGGGGAGTGCCAGAAGCACTCCCCGCACGCTGCCGAGTGCGTTACTCGCCCGGCTTGTAGGGGCCGAGCTCGCCGCCCCACTTGTCGGCGGGGTACTCGACCTGCGAACGCGGAACCTGCTGAACGACCTCGAGGATGTCGAACTCGCTCTCGGGGTTCGCCTTACCACGCACCACCAGGACATCCTTGAAGCACTGATGGTCCTCGGCGCGATACAGCGTGGGTCCATTGCCCATGCCGTCGAACTCGAAGCCTTCCAGCGAGCGGATGACCTCCCACGGTGCGAATGTGCCGGCCATCTCACAGGCATTGGCATAGAGCAGCGCCTGCACGTAGCAGGTGTGCGCCGCCTGGGACGGCGGGAAGCCGTACTCCTGGCCGAAGGACTTGACGAAGGCCTGGGAGCCTTCGTCCTGCAGCGACCAGTGCCAGTTGGAGGTGCCCAAAATGCCCTTGGCCGCATCACCGGCACCCTGTGCCATCAGGCGGGAATAGAGCGGCACCACGATGGCGAAGTCCTTGCCGTTGGCCACGCGCTCCTTCATGCCGAACTGCACCGCCTGGGTCAGGGAGTTCACCATGTCGTTGCCGTAGTGATTCAGGATCAGCACGTCGGCATCGGAGTCCTGGACCGGCGTCAGGTACTGCGAGAAGTCGCCGGCACCCACCGGGGTCTTGACCGTCTCCACGGTCTCCCAACCGATGTTCTCGGTGGCGTCCCGGATCGACTCCTCCTGGGTCCAGCCCCAGGTGTAGTCGGCCGTCAGGTGGTAGGCCTTGCGGTCGTTGCCGTACTCGTCCTCAAGGATCGGCGCCAGGGCCTGACCGGACATGTAGGCATTGAAGAAGTGGCGGAAGCCGTAGCGACGCTTGTCCTTGCCCGTGGTGTCGTTGGAGTGGGTCAGGCCGGCCATGAAGATGACGCCCATCTCCTGACAGAGGCTCTGCACGGCAATGGCCACACCGGAGGAGGAGCCTCCGGTCACCATGGCCACGTTGTCGCGTTCGATCATGCGGCGGGCCGAGGAACGTGCGGCGTCGGACTTGGTCTGGGTGTCACCGGTCACGTACTCGACCTTCTTGCCCAGGATGCCGTTTCCGGTGAGTTCGCTGGGCTGCATGGTGTTGAGCATGCCGCCATCACCTTCGCCGTTCAGGTGCTTTACGGCCAGCTCGTAGGCGCGCAGCTCGTCGGCGCCCTCGTCGGAATAGGGACCGGTCTGCGGTACGTTGAAGCCGAGAACGACGCTGCTGTTGTTACCGGGATCGCCCGGAAATTCCTGGGCGTGAGCGTTGCGAATAAAGTGCAGGGGCGCTACGCCGCCGAACATCAGGGCGCCTGTGGTGGCGGCCGTGCCTGCGAGGACGGAGCGCCTCGATACCTTCATGGAATCCTTGGATTTCGACATCTGTATTTCCTCCCTCATCCTGTCACGGATGCTGTTTATTGGAGTGCGCGGCCGGCTGTTGTGCGCGGAAGTTTATTACCCGGCCAAACGCCAGCATGAAATTTTCCTGTTAACAAATCAATAAAGTTTTGATTATAAAAACTTTTTCTGTAAAAATAATTTCGAGAAGAATGAAAAGTTGTAAATTTTGTGAAAGAGAAGGCCTGCTATGTCCCGCCAGATACCCATCGGCCATCGCCTGCGGCGCCATCGCAAGGACCATGGCCTGACCCAGATGGCCCTGGCTGAAGCCGTTGGCATCTCCCCATCCTACCTGAACCTGATCGAGCACAATCGACGTGCCATCGGGGGCAGTCTGCTTGTGCGGCTGGCCGAGGCCTTGGAGCTGGAACCGGGAAGCCTGTCGGGCTCGGAAGAAGGGCGTCTTGTGTCGGACCTGGGCGAGATGACGGCCGATCCGGTCTTCGAGGAGGCGCCCCTGGACACGAAGGAGTTCTCGTCCGCCGTGGCCAATACGCCGGCCATGGTGAAGGCGCTGATGACGCTTTACCGCGCCTATCGCAGTTCGCTGGACGAGGTCGACATCCTGTCAGAGCGTCTCAGCCACGACCCTTTCCTGGCCGATGCCAGCCATTCCGTTCTGACCCGGATCACGGCCATCCGGACAGTGGCTGAAATCTTTCACAGCTATGACGACTTGCCG
This window harbors:
- a CDS encoding ABC transporter ATP-binding protein, producing MSTANVPTSKPVTARGSAPAFFSAWDIHAYYGESYIVQGVNIDVREGEIVALLGRNGAGKTSTLRTLARMDDPELHGGEIWLDHQPLHEMKSWQAARLGLQLVLEDRRILPGLTVEQNLELAQIAEPHGWTIERIYELFPRLGERKEQEATTLSGGEQQMLAIGRALARDIKLLLLDEPYEGLAPVIVQEIEKTLQNVKALGITTIIVEQNAIAALKLADRAIIMDNGQIVFDGSSQEVLDNQELRDQYLAI
- a CDS encoding ABC transporter permease, which codes for MAAPSYATKPQVAGHYGLRIFVALVCVFLVAPIFAIIPLSFSSGTFLSYPMPGFSLRWYEEVLAPRPWMFTLRNSLFVAIGATLFSTTLGTLAALAMARKNLRSLPVINAFLLSPMIVPLIITAVGLYFFFAQLGLTNSFTGLIIAHTALCLPFVLVTVAATLEGFDGTLVRAAQSLGAPPLTVFRRVILPIISPGVASGALFAFAISFDEVVVAVFLAGPTQRTLPKQMFSGLRENIDPSILAMATLLVVMATGLMIVAGLLKRRSERMRGLSG
- a CDS encoding WG repeat-containing protein yields the protein MRKKHLALCLPFLVCTTAAFAETEEPQTWHPTQEHYLGKVAACETGEYTTSEGTGAVVRYEVLGPEGDSCRLEFTYLHNPNPQLAEKPLSFLVDPSAADLESEVKNQLRACLEGGGPEGSCQGELYQVLGGPSASAAQKASTEGPLPCGQPVEAEGEPLYPMPRDGKWGYVDWDGNWVIEPQWEQADDFSEGRAAVGTGQRWGIIDRSGNHVLETTYENPSYTTVGDVRISSSPFELFSEGCAAAEIFTSEPEYLFVDRDGGLHRPSLPNGEELAGLGNFSEGLAWFSWSEDLEWHYGWLDSQGEVAIPAEFADAGNFVDGLAPAESQRGGAGFIDPTGRLVLPRKWTLESARSFSEGLAPVSIEAFTTLYMDLEDFAIEKVHDPETGQEAEIEMGGAFHSGRAPVKAKLSEDGPSVLAFIDTQGQVAFVPERLPNLAPCHNVRLPEFHNGLLRLLVADDEESCGEGAFGLGLPSYPDAHYVYLDPEGQVVLRQQKSSENQGG
- a CDS encoding ABC transporter ATP-binding protein; translation: MSKVVLDVSDVDKNFGGLRALSDINLQIEEGTVNAIIGPNGAGKSTLLNVIVGRLPPSRGHVKFNGQELTGKRPYEINQMGVARVFQTPEIFPDLTLLQNAMVPALAKRDGQFNMSILKSLYHEVELRESAEHMLKDLGLIEHKDQLAKSMSRGDKRRLELAMCLVQHPKLVLLDEPTAGMSRHDTNRTIDLLKSIKEQGMTKVIIEHDMHVVFSLADRISVLAQGAIIAQGTPEEVRNDPKVKEAYLGGEQL
- a CDS encoding VWA domain-containing protein, which produces MRKTLLAATVGFLAAAPALAAEDVMVVFDGSNSMWGQIDGTAKIEIAREAMDSLMGDWTEGTNVGLMAYGHRREADCKDIETLIEPGPYEREAFFSKIQGISPRGKTPLTDSIEQAAETLAYRDNPATLVVITDGIETCRRDPCALADDLERMGVGFTAHVVGFDLKDEEQDAVACIAERTGGRFLPAGDAAELGTALSKVGATVAKTPEPEPEPEPAPEVELTAPETADSGASLPVSWQAETQQPKDYITIVPAGAEEGSYTNYFRVKEENEGSLRAPGETGLFEVRYIRDEDDSTLASAEIEITDPEVTVSAPESAITGEAFSVSWTGNVHPKDYVTIVPMGAEEGAYTDYTRVKEDSEGQLQAPAETGVYEVRYVLDEGGRTLASDEIEITEPDVTVSAPENATAGATFEISWTGNVHPRDYVTIVPMGAADDEYMDYVRVNDDNEGKLQAPAETGLYEVRYVLNEGRKPLASVEIEITEPEATVSAPEKATAGSTFEISWTGNIHPRDYVTIVPMGAEEDAYMDYVRVNNDNAGKLQAPAETGLYEVRYILNEGRQSLASTEIEITEPEATVSAPGSAIVGSSFPVSWTGNVHPRDYVTIVPMGAEDDAYLDYVRVNDDNEGKLQAPAETGLYEVRYILNEGRQPLASTEIEIVEAGMELSGPDTIRAGDEITVSWSGTVPHPRDYVTVVPMGAEEGSYGEYERVQSKDEAKLPAPAETGMYEIRYILNEGKRTLARHMLEVVDETAALDTGGSLEVPETAAAGETIEISWSADTESGDQRIALAQADQADFTWIEVQSASDGPPLSFTLPEEAGRYEFRLLDIPGRKVLSRAIIDVQ
- a CDS encoding ABC transporter ATP-binding protein, with the translated sequence MDTTMNKTATAEMDSSESHSDRDTLVEIQDVSKTYDGETLVIEGLNLDIQCGEFLTLLGPSGSGKTTVLMMLAGFETPTGGTIKIGGKEITRVPPYKRDIGVVFQNYALFPHMSVAENLRFPLDVRGVSRKEAEKSVEKALEIVRLQGFGNRKPTQLSGGQQQRVAVARALVFEPKLILLDEPLGALDKNLREEMQIELKHIHEQLGVTMVYVTHDQAEALTMSDRVAVFEAGEIQQLAGPDTLYNAPENAFVAGFIGKNNRLKGKVESSEGEYCIVQLDDGVNRVKALDIRTDGPGSRTTLSVRPERVRLGEAAEGYDNVFEAEIRETIFMGDHVRVGVAFGGDEEFVIQVPNTEERAALKVGDKVRIGWRADACRALDSA